Proteins encoded in a region of the Streptomyces sp. V4I8 genome:
- a CDS encoding transposase, with translation MAEIGDIHRFAGPAQLSSWAGLTPRHRASDTKVHRGRITKQGSALLRWACVEAVQRCRTDTPMRRLHDRITDRRGTAARNVAKTAAARKLLTYVYYALRDGEVRALAQQAA, from the coding sequence GTGGCTGAGATCGGCGATATCCACCGCTTCGCCGGGCCCGCCCAGCTGTCCTCCTGGGCCGGGCTGACACCGCGCCACCGCGCTTCCGACACCAAGGTCCACCGCGGCCGCATCACCAAGCAGGGCTCGGCGCTGCTGCGCTGGGCCTGCGTCGAGGCCGTCCAGCGCTGCCGGACCGACACCCCGATGCGCCGCCTGCACGACCGTATTACCGACCGTCGCGGCACCGCGGCCCGCAACGTGGCCAAGACCGCAGCCGCCCGCAAGCTGCTCACCTACGTCTACTACGCCCTGCGTGACGGCGAGGTCCGCGCCCTGGCACAGCAGGCGGCGTGA